The following proteins are encoded in a genomic region of Arthrobacter jiangjiafuii:
- a CDS encoding ABC transporter permease, with product MLVRNRAARLLVHTVAIALLLAMFALPFLVIILGAFATSWSGVLPSGATLGNFAAVFTESATANTVTASLVTAFVATVLALIIATTAALAARRTPWLKRIIDTVFLLPVAIPSVAVGLALLMAFSSGPLRLNGTVWIVVVAHTVLVVALAYQPISAAVVRLDPAFEEAASALGASRTRIIATVVLPLLRPALAGAAAMCIAMSMGELTAMMMVAPPSWRTMPLQVFSFTSRGIRLYEGAALAVLLLLITLIALLVLQRMANRRTGITR from the coding sequence GTGCTCGTTAGAAACCGTGCCGCCCGCCTGCTCGTGCACACCGTCGCGATCGCGCTTCTGCTGGCAATGTTCGCGCTGCCCTTCCTCGTCATCATCCTCGGTGCCTTCGCCACCAGCTGGTCCGGTGTCCTCCCCTCCGGAGCGACGTTGGGTAACTTCGCCGCTGTGTTCACGGAATCCGCCACCGCCAACACCGTCACCGCCTCGCTCGTCACCGCCTTCGTCGCCACAGTCCTTGCACTGATCATTGCGACGACGGCGGCACTGGCCGCCCGCCGCACCCCCTGGCTCAAACGAATCATCGACACCGTCTTCCTGCTCCCCGTCGCGATTCCCTCCGTGGCCGTGGGGCTTGCCCTGCTGATGGCGTTTTCCTCCGGTCCGCTGCGCCTGAACGGCACGGTCTGGATCGTCGTCGTCGCACACACCGTACTCGTCGTCGCCCTCGCCTACCAGCCGATCTCCGCCGCCGTCGTCCGCCTGGATCCGGCGTTCGAAGAAGCCGCCTCAGCCCTCGGGGCCAGCCGCACCCGGATCATCGCCACGGTGGTGCTCCCCCTGCTGCGCCCCGCACTGGCCGGCGCCGCCGCGATGTGTATCGCCATGTCGATGGGCGAACTCACCGCAATGATGATGGTCGCCCCGCCGTCCTGGCGGACCATGCCGCTGCAGGTGTTTTCCTTCACCAGCCGGGGCATCCGCCTGTACGAAGGTGCTGCCCTCGCCGTTCTCCTGTTGCTGATCACCCTTATCGCGCTGCTGGTCCTGCAACGCATGGCCAACCGACGTACCGGAATTACCCGCTGA